The genomic interval GCCGCTTCTTCGCGCACATTATCAAGTGCTATTTCCGGGAACTCTATACCTTTACGCTCACATGCAGCGCGCAATAAATAGTCCGTAATTTCGTGGTTCTTCGGTAATATCGGCCCGTGCAAATATGTTCCTAATAAGTTTTTATAATGCAGGCCTTCTTCCTTATCTTCATCGTTGTTTCCAAAACCACTTACGACACGGCCAAGCGTTCCATAATTATGATACGTTCTTCCGCCGTGATTCTCAAATCCTACAATTTGTCCGAATGTATCTGACTCAATAACGATATTACCGACTAAACGTTCCGGTTTCGATTGTGTATAAAAGTCTAATATATTCAGTCCACGTAATTCCTGGCCATCAGGTGTAATATACTTCTCGCCGAGGAACTGGTATCCTCCGCAAATCGTGAGCGCTGGCATACCATCTTCTATCGCCGCTTTAAAGTCATCTTTCACACGGAATAAATCATCCGTTGCAATTTTCTGTTCACGATCACTTCCACCGCCAATAAACAATATGTCCGCATCGCTAATTTTAATGCCCGCAGTTGTATTGATGTCCGTTACGTTTACTTCTAAACCGCGCCATGCTGCGCGTTTTTTAAGTGCAATTATATTTCCGATATCGCCATATAAATTGAGTTTATCCGGCATAAAATGAAATATTTCTATCGCTTTACTCATTCATTATGCCCTCCTTCAAAATGTGCTGTAAGTGTTTGATGCATCGGTTCAAGCGATGTATAGTTCGGGATACATACTGTATATTCCGGTCGCTCCAGCACTTTCTTCGTTGCACGTTTA from Macrococcus armenti carries:
- a CDS encoding type 1 glutamine amidotransferase, which produces MSKAIEIFHFMPDKLNLYGDIGNIIALKKRAAWRGLEVNVTDINTTAGIKISDADILFIGGGSDREQKIATDDLFRVKDDFKAAIEDGMPALTICGGYQFLGEKYITPDGQELRGLNILDFYTQSKPERLVGNIVIESDTFGQIVGFENHGGRTYHNYGTLGRVVSGFGNNDEDKEEGLHYKNLLGTYLHGPILPKNHEITDYLLRAACERKGIEFPEIALDNVREEAAKQVIVRRLLEEK